One region of Eremothecium gossypii ATCC 10895 chromosome II, complete sequence genomic DNA includes:
- the IES2 gene encoding Ies2p (Syntenic homolog of Saccharomyces cerevisiae YNL215W (IES2)) has protein sequence MVCSPSKIPTKASVAASLLPTDTYNGHRRSQLAQLAMKSDMSDENGYEDGSAEDYSLQEVAEDDLYAEGDNDDGDYQYDEGEDDEESAPSAKRTSRSARQRVVYDYGEAEEEYEELDEEEVATDEVVSPRKKVSAITFADDEDDDDEEDDEEAAVVARARANSRNKMVLDLMDENNVRKRGTDHLTEEELQLRRAENARKRRNLSEKKLEEEKQDTINKLLKRRAGKSRSNLQASEKEASVDEAAYSKPRRPYHAIGMLRVLRTASEDRFAIAPRPVDDSAAQRSPTASEG, from the coding sequence ATGGTGTGTTCTCCGTCAAAAATCCCCACGAAAGCGTCCGTTGCGGCAAGTCTGCTCCCCACAGACACTTATAACGGCCACCGAAGATCCCAGCTGGCCCAGCTGGCGATGAAGAGCGATATGTCTGATGAGAATGGGTACGAGGACGGGTCTGCCGAGGACTACTCGCTGCAGGAGGTGGCGGAGGATGATCTTTATGCAGAGGGCGATAACGACGACGGCGACTACCAGTACGATGAGGGAGAAGACGACGAGGAATCGGCGCCCTCGGCGAAGCGGACTAGCAGGTCCGCGCGGCAGCGCGTTGTGTATGACTATGGCGAGGCGGAGGAGGAGTacgaggagctggacgaAGAAGAGGTGGCTACCGACGAGGTAGTATCGCCGCGCAAGAAGGTGTCGGCCATCACGTTCgccgacgacgaggacgatgatgacgaggaggacgacgaggaggcTGCTGTCgtggcgcgggcgcgcgccaACTCGCGCAACAAGATGGTCCTCGACCTCATGGATGAGAATAACGTGCGCAAGCGCGGCACAGACCATCTAacggaggaggagctgcagctgcggcgtGCGGAGAACGCGCGCAAGCGCCGCAACCTGTCCgagaagaagctggaggaggagaagcAGGACACGATCAATAAGCTGCTTAagcggcgcgcgggcaAGTCGCGTTCGAACCTGCAGGCCTCGGAGAAGGAAGCCTCGGTTGACGAGGCGGCATACTCGAAACCGCGGCGTCCTTACCATGCAATTGGCATGCTGCGTGTGCTGCGCACTGCATCCGAAGACCGTTTCGCTATCGCTCCGCGGCCGGTCGACGACAGCGCGGCGCAGCGTTCGCCCACAGCCTCCGAGGGCTAG
- the MFG1 gene encoding Mfg1p (Syntenic homolog of Saccharomyces cerevisiae YDL233W) has product MNIPAVQPQQHQQSAQQPQQGHMEPQGQSMGGSSQHGYQFMQGGGGQLLGSHMNMMASQHPYVIPPPFGNVHFAAQRQPGVPPQPVPVSPQGPGPEQQEAQAPPGAGVGGRGPRARVAEAQPQAQFSGGGLPRRIPMSHMLSSYPVRKYLSNMALLRAHEVVNQVNQSMGKVDDYEYWSRFTKDIFAPDGVLRYARKNGDDTRLFEFAMPIIPSLLKFLGSTGVVRIEMVPQQLHVQVLSNGTIFFEHPRCPVTYFYPDGSYMANFSRIKGIFDASLKIEWCDVCTYSFVPGIEWNSLERVLSDQKVSQKIFQALAGSNAPPDTVPDGNKDYSLKMDQQMPANFSAITQLRSQFKVFHNISSFGLHESLMRVLQVNDVMSYLKNLKVYQRVNNIQSPLESLRSFVAAAEERRRMSQPTTSPTKTTASAPMHGSAQQNPQANPSGLFMATMAYNPAVPKNERKSFKKRPSSEVLLPLSSDDAMKSPMDGSDPDRSSNPYKKMKF; this is encoded by the coding sequence ATGAATATACCCGCAgtgcagccgcagcagcatcAGCAGTCTGCacagcagccgcagcagggACACATGGAGCCTCAAGGGCAATCCATGGGCGGGTCTTCGCAGCACGGATATCAATTCATGCAGGGAGGGGGCGGCCAGCTGCTGGGAAGCCATATGAATATGATGGCCTCGCAGCATCCGTACGTGATTCCGCCGCCGTTCGGAAACGTGCACTTTGCGGCTCAGCGACAGCCTGGGGTGCCGCCGCAACCGGTACCTGTATCCCCCCAGGGCCCTGGCCcggagcagcaggaggcgcaggcgccgccgggcgcgggcgtgggcgggcgcgggccACGGGCGCGCGTGGCCGAGGCGCAGCCTCAGGCACAGTTCTCCGGGGGCGGGCTTCCACGGCGCATCCCAATGTCCCACATGCTGTCCTCGTACCCGGTGCGCAAGTACCTGTCCAACatggcgctgctgcgggcTCACGAGGTGGTGAACCAGGTGAACCAGTCAATGGGCAAGGTGGACGACTACGAGTACTGGAGCCGCTTCACCAAGGACATATTTGCGCCGGACGGGGTGTTGCGGTACGCACGGAAGAACGGAGATGACACCCGGTTATTTGAGTTCGCCATGCCCATCATCCCGTCGCTGCTCAAGTTTCTGGGCTCGACGGGCGTAGTGCGGATCGAAATGGtcccgcagcagctccacgTACAAGTTCTGAGCAACGGAACGATCTTCTTCGAGCACCCGCGGTGCCCCGTCACATACTTCTACCCTGACGGCAGCTACATGGCCAACTTCAGCAGGATCAAGGGGATCTTCGATGCCTCACTAAAAATCGAGTGGTGTGATGTGTGCACATATAGCTTTGTACCTGGCATTGAGTGGAACTCGCTAGAGCGCGTCCTCAGTGACCAGAAGGTTAGTCAGAAGATCTTCCAGGCCCTAGCGGGCTCGAACGCCCCGCCCGACACTGTGCCCGACGGCAACAAGGACTATTCGCTCAAGATGGACCAACAGATGCCAGCAAACTTCAGCGCTATTACACAGCTGCGTTCGCAGTTTAAGGTGTTCCACAACATATCCAGCTTTGGGCTCCATGAGTCGCTGATGCGTGTGTTGCAAGTTAATGATGTCATGTCCTACCTGAAAAACCTCAAGGTGTACCAGCGCGTCAACAACATCCAGAGCCCGCTTGAAAGCCTGCGGTCCTTCGTGGCTGCCGCTGAGGAACGCCGCCGTATGTCTCAGCCCACTACTTCGCCAACGAAGACGACTGCGTCTGCACCCATGCATGGCTCGGCCCAGCAGAACCCCCAAGCCAATCCTTCCGGCCTGTTCATGGCGACTATGGCATACAATCCTGCAGTGCCTAAGAATGAGCGCAAGTCATTCAAGAAGCGGCCTTCTTCGGAGGTTCTTCTCCCGCTGAGCTCCGATGATGCTATGAAGTCACCCATGGACGGCTCTGATCCAGACCGCTCTTCAAATCCCTATAAGAAGATGAAGTTCTGA
- the PEX17 gene encoding Pex17p (Syntenic homolog of Saccharomyces cerevisiae YNL214W (PEX17)), with protein sequence MNHIKWPNEANIVPYKRPKTLQQITGLFYNAGFLFSAMYLLTSLILRPLLLRSHNQRLEMSYITLLRLRKLVNDLAKRLKTTPVTVIGFNERVAEGTNSGVKYVDRCSQTSQEDFEQANMHLPHTDPSTENWERINGRISQAITSLNSFAYENAHTLDHCDRFSFEAKLLADSLDQHRDTSFNKKCTEISDTIIELKSWFIRGSVPS encoded by the coding sequence ATGAATCACATTAAGTGGCCCAATGAGGCCAATATTGTGCCATATAAACGTCCGAAGACCTTGCAACAGATTACTGGACTGTTCTATAACGCGGGCTTTTTATTCAGTGCCATGTACCTGCTGACTTCCCTTATTCTGCGCCCATTGCTGCTTAGAAGTCACAACCAGCGACTTGAAATGTCCTATATTACCTTGCTGAGGCTCCGGAAGCTTGTCAACGACCTGGCCAAGCGCTTGAAGACGACGCCTGTGACAGTCATCGGATTCAACGAGAGGGTCGCCGAAGGTACCAACAGCGGAGTGAAATACGTCGACAGATGCAGCCAAACATCCCAGGAGGACTTTGAGCAAGCGAATATGCATCTCCCACACACGGACCCTTCAACGGAGAATTGGGAACGCATAAATGGGCGTATCTCCCAAGCAATCACAAGCCTGAACTCATTTGCCTACGAGAACGCGCATACCCTCGACCATTGTGACCGGTTCAGCTTCGAGGCAAAGCTGTTAGCGGATTCACTGGACCAGCATAGGGATACCTCCTTCAATAAAAAGTGTACTGAAATAAGCGACACCATTATTGAGCTCAAAAGCTGGTTCATCCGCGGATCAGTACCAAGTTAG
- the RRG9 gene encoding mitochondrial ribosome assembly protein RRG9 (Syntenic homolog of Saccharomyces cerevisiae YNL213C (RRG9)) — protein sequence MLGSYFANLPHLYVHAAGLRALSTSAQLRTKAPSARKLIKMVTESSLSKKELESGTPIETQVGKGHEEVPEWKKQKLALHKKLNGEHWNPKKKLSRDQQDAVRMLKQRYPDMTNSNLADYFKVSAESIRRILKAKWQPNEDEMLEMQERWKRRGTRIKEELRESGAIPERRIRIASDGNAFRVRSVETPGEKSSKGISTPLQKNLHRLLRNTRK from the coding sequence ATGCTCGGTTCTTACTTTGCTAATTTGCCACACTTATATGTCCATGCTGCTGGCTTGAGGGCGCTTTCTACGTCCGCACAGCTTCGGACTAAAGCTCCAAGTGCAAGGAAACTCATCAAGATGGTAACGGAAAGCAGTTTGAGCAAAAAAGAGCTTGAATCAGGAACTCCGATCGAGACCCAGGTGGGAAAGGGCCACGAAGAGGTACCTGAGTGGAAGAAACAAAAACTTGCATTGCATAAAAAGTTAAACGGCGAGCATTGGAATCCAAAGAAGAAGCTTTCTCGAGATCAGCAGGACGCCGTGCGAATGCTAAAGCAAAGATACCCGGATATGACGAACAGCAATCTAGCTGATTATTTCAAGGTTTCCGCTGAGAGCATCCGAAGAATACTTAAGGCGAAGTGGCAGCCCAACGAGGATGAGATGCTCGAGATGCAGGAGCGCTGGAAAAGGAGAGGCACAAGGATCAAAGAAGAGCTGAGGGAGTCAGGTGCCATACCTGAACGGAGGATTCGCATTGCATCGGATGGAAATGCCTTTCGGGTGCGAAGCGTCGAAACTCCTGGCGAGAAAAGTTCGAAAGGCATTTCAACACCGCTTCAGAAGAACTTGCATCGGCTGCTCCGGAACACGAGGAAGTGA